AAATTCCGGATTATATAAAAAATTTAAAAGATGATGAAGTAATTATGAGTAAGGACTTAGCCGAATTATTAGATTTTAAAATTGGAGATGAAATAGAGATTTTTTCAGATTTTAATCCTTTATCTCTTTTATTTCAGAAAAAATATAAAATTGTTGATATAAAAGAATTGAATGGGATTTACAATTTTAGAGGTCCTACATCCCAAGCTTATAATGGAATTATTTATTTGAATGAAAGAACTGTAAGAAAAGTATTAAATATACCCGAAAATATAGATGCAACTCATTATTTCATTTCTAATAGAGGAAATACTATCCAAGGTAATAATTATTCTGAAGTTATTCTTGAATTGTATAATAATTATGAAAATGATTTTGATTTATTTGCAGTTAAAAAAAATCAACTTGATAATATAACCTCTGGAAATATATCGCTTGTTTTTCTTTTTTTTAGTGGTTTTTCAATAATTGCTGGTGGAATTCTTATTTTAAATATGTATTCTATGTTAGTTGATGAAAGAAAAAAAGATTTTGGTATTTTGAGGGCTAATGGTTTTAAAAAGAAAGATATTAGAAATTTATTTTTTCTTGAAAGTATTTTTTATACAATTTTTTCAATACCATTTGGAATAGCTTCTGGAGTAGGTCTTTCTTTTTTTACATTTTTGAATGTAGTTAATTATAGTAAAAATATAGATACTTTTTCTTTTATAAATAATATTCCTGTTATTGAAAAATTTTATATAAGTTTAAACTCAATAGTGTATGGTAGTTTAATAGGACTTTTATTACCTTTATCTTTGGGATTTTTTTATACATTTAAGCTGAATAAACTTTCCATTGTTAATGCTATAAAAGATGTTCAAGAATTTAAAGAGACAAAAAAATTAAGTTTTTTTAATATTATTATTTTTCTTTTGTTTTTATCAATAGCTTATTTTTATAGAGAAAATTATATAATTTTATTGTCTTTGTTTTTATATTTTTTATCTCTTGTCATTAAAGGAAAATATAATGTTTTTGGAACTATTTTAAATTTTTTAATTATACTTTTGAATATATATTTTATAGATAATTCCATATTTATTTCTGGAATAAAGAGTTTTATAGTCATAATATCTTTTATAACTATTTTTATTCTGAATTTTAAAAATATAGAATCTTTTTTACTTTTTGTTTTTAAATTTTTAGGTAAAGGTTTTTCTTCATTAAAAATAGGAACAGCTTATTCTTTAAGGAAAACAAAAAAAACAAGTATTATATTGACTTTGTATACATTAATAATCTTTTTGATAGTTGTTCTTACAATAATTCCTTATATACAAGAGACTAATATATTAAAAACTAAAGATAAGCTTTTTGCTGGTTTTGATGGAGTAGTTGTAAATTTACCATGGATTTTATCAAAAAATGTAGATGAAAATTTTCTTGATGATAGAAATGAAATAACAGCTTCTGGAAGATTTTATTTTGGTAGTGGCGGTGTTAAAGATACAGTAGTTCCTATTTTAACGGGAACAAAAGAATTTTTTTATGAGAATAGTGTTGAAATAGAAGGAGTTATTCCAGAATTAAAAAATAAATCTAGTAAAGAGATATGGGATTTTATTTATAATAACCCCGAATATGGTGTCTTTCCTAATGATTATGAAAGTTTTTTGAATTTAATTCCTGGAGAATTTGTTGATTTTAAAATAAATAAATCTACTTTTTTACCAGGATCTAAACCAGATTTTAATCCAATTGATGGAGAGTTTATAAAAGTAAAATATGCTGCAAAAGTTAAATCGAAGGAAACTTCACTTATAGTTGGACCTGTAATTTCATTTAAAAATGATAATGTTAGTTTATTCATAAAAAATTCTTTAGGGGGATATTTTTTTAAATTAAAAGATTATGAGTTGTCAAAAGATTCTCTTTTAGACTATTTTAAATCGAATAATTCTTTTTCGATATTTGTTGACGATTTTATAGATTTTGGAATTAAAGCTGCCAGTGGAGTTATTAATATAATTAATTCATTT
The sequence above is drawn from the Oceanotoga teriensis genome and encodes:
- a CDS encoding ABC transporter permease, whose amino-acid sequence is MVWLLIFILFLFFIIFVTSKKYLLKISFKNIFKKKLETLLMILGSMVGIAFIIGAFGINDSFNNFVYENVDKFLGEIDEVVYFPDKYNLSKLESFKSELLEKDLTDGFLKGYFRLMAIGHKDSLKKLDFSSLTQAGVLSYDFDNIENFGIEKREIPDYIKNLKDDEVIMSKDLAELLDFKIGDEIEIFSDFNPLSLLFQKKYKIVDIKELNGIYNFRGPTSQAYNGIIYLNERTVRKVLNIPENIDATHYFISNRGNTIQGNNYSEVILELYNNYENDFDLFAVKKNQLDNITSGNISLVFLFFSGFSIIAGGILILNMYSMLVDERKKDFGILRANGFKKKDIRNLFFLESIFYTIFSIPFGIASGVGLSFFTFLNVVNYSKNIDTFSFINNIPVIEKFYISLNSIVYGSLIGLLLPLSLGFFYTFKLNKLSIVNAIKDVQEFKETKKLSFFNIIIFLLFLSIAYFYRENYIILLSLFLYFLSLVIKGKYNVFGTILNFLIILLNIYFIDNSIFISGIKSFIVIISFITIFILNFKNIESFLLFVFKFLGKGFSSLKIGTAYSLRKTKKTSIILTLYTLIIFLIVVLTIIPYIQETNILKTKDKLFAGFDGVVVNLPWILSKNVDENFLDDRNEITASGRFYFGSGGVKDTVVPILTGTKEFFYENSVEIEGVIPELKNKSSKEIWDFIYNNPEYGVFPNDYESFLNLIPGEFVDFKINKSTFLPGSKPDFNPIDGEFIKVKYAAKVKSKETSLIVGPVISFKNDNVSLFIKNSLGGYFFKLKDYELSKDSLLDYFKSNNSFSIFVDDFIDFGIKAASGVINIINSFLYFGLIIGVIAISITAVKSISERKRIIGMLKAIGFKSNMIFNSVFVENTIIIFAGIISGYFSGIFSSYYIYKSIFSDTNISFEVPILNLSIIAIIIYIISIIFSLYPAFKASKIAPYEAMKSID